A genomic segment from Conger conger chromosome 2, fConCon1.1, whole genome shotgun sequence encodes:
- the LOC133121954 gene encoding chromobox protein homolog 8-like — protein sequence MELSAVGERVFAAESIIKRRIRRGRLEYLVKWKGWSPKYSTWEPEENILDSRLFVAFEERERERELFGPKKRGPKPKTFLLRAQAKAKAKTYEFRSEATRGIRVSFPNPEPVITPRAREGLRAVVPTIFPPSTVNRGESVRIRPADPVREHRPSGGPKKRGPKPKLRFKDALNSGPVPEPAKRRSEEQMTYGPVKLGKHAPPEGEKAGSEMRVIKLARRHQEDPGYGQKQTRAVPGGSIHHYSLDRNMYMHRAGLDMQNARTKECPAAMSPPQPRLKHLSKNSVYRPESPPRDKPSLVAKIPVSRILGEPDEDSWSPCLSNVEKVVVTDVTTNFLTVTIKESSTDQGFFKDKR from the exons ATGGAGCTGTCGGCTGTCGGGGAGAGGGTGTTCGCTGCTGAATCCATCATCAAACGCCGGATAAGAAGA GGTCGATTGGAATACCTTGTGAAATGGAAGGGCTGGTCTCCGAA ATACAGCACATGGGAACCGGAGGAAAATATATTGGACTCCCGCCTCTTCGTTGCTTTCGAAGAGAG AGAACGTGAGAGGGAGCTCTTTGGACCAAAAAAGAGGGGACCTAAACCGAAGACATTTCTTCTGAGG GCTCAAGCTAAAGCTAAGGCCAAAACTTACGAATTCCGGAGCGAAGCGACAAGGGGAATTCGGGTTTCGTTTCCCAACCCGGAGCCTGTCATTACCCCCAGAGCCCGGGAGGGGCTACGGGCCGTGGTGCCCACCATCTTCCCCCCCAGCACTGTCAACCGGGGGGAGAGCGTACGGATCCGCCCCGCGGACCCCGTGCGGGAGCATCGGCCCTCCGGGGGGCCCAAGAAGAGAGGCCCCAAACCAAAGCTGCGCTTCAAAGACGCTCTGAATAGCGGCCCGGTCCCGGAGCCCGCCAAGCGCCGGTCTGAAGAGCAGATGACGTACGGGCCGGTCAAGCTGGGCAAGCACGCCCCCCCCGAGGGGGAGAAGGCCGGCTCTGAGATGAGGGTGATTAAACTGGCGCGGAGGCACCAGGAGGATCCCGGCTACGGCCAGAAGCAGACGAGGGCCGTGCCCGGCGGAAGCATTCACCACTACAGTCTCGACAGgaacatgtacatgcacagagCTGGACTGGACATGCAGAACGCCAGGACTAAGGAGTGCCCGGCTGCCATGTCCCCTCCGCAGCCCCGGCTAAAGCACTTGTCGAAAAATAGCGTTTACCGACCTGAGAGTCCTCCGAGGGACAAGCCCTCTCTTGTTGCCAAAATCCCAGTCTCCAGGATTCTTGGGGAGCCCGATGAAGATTCCTGGAGCCCTTGTCTGAGCAACGTGGAGAAAGTGGTGGTGACGGACGTGACCACAAACTTTTTAACAGTGACCATCAAAGAGAGCAGCACAGACCAAGGCTTCTTCAAAGACAAAAGATGA